One Burkholderia sp. 9120 genomic window, CATGTTCACGCACGCTGCCGCCGAGTTTGCCGACAAAGGCAGCAGCATCCACGAAATTAGCGTCGAACAGAAAGCGGGTCTCACGCAATTCATCGAGCAATTGCTGGGGGACCTCACGTCGTCCGCGCAGGCCAAAATCCTCGCGCCGGTCATGGTAATGCTGCTCGACGGTGCCACTTTAGCGGTGCAGATTTCCAGTCGAAAAGGCGCGGCAGCCGAGGCCTGGAACGCCGCGCGCGCCTTGCTGGCTGTGCATTCCAAGGCAATGGCCTGATTCCACGACGGGTGAATGAGACCGGGCCGTCCAGCCCGGCGGTGAGGCGCGAAGCGGTCGAAAATCACCATATCTCTTTCACCTTGTCGATTGTGGACTTTTTCGTCCATATCCGGCTCTCCAGCAACGGCGACAAGGCTGTCCACGACGAATAGCGCACCGCTAACCCGGATGACAGAGGTACTATTCGGGCGTCAGTCGGCATCACTATCCAGTACTCCGGCGGGCAAGGCCCCCGACGACGCGAGTTTTCACCGCGTCCCTCCCGCAACACCGATCCCACCTCACCATGACCAGCCCCGCATTCATCACCTGGCCCGAAGCCGATGGCCCCCGCACTGCGCGTTGGCGCTCCGAAGCGGCCGTGCCGCCGCCCAAACGCGTGGTTGTCGCCGACGACCGCACGACCGCCGACTCGGCTTACCGCCTGGCGTGCGAAGGCACGGCGCTGCTGTGGAACGGCGACTTCCAGAACGCCCGTCAATTGCTGCAGGCCGTCACGCGACGTCTGGAGCGCAAACCGCGCAAACAAGGCGAAACGCCGATCGACGTATTCAACCTGCATCGGCAGGCGCAGTCGCAACGCGCGCGCACGCTCGGCATGATCCTGATTCCGCTCGACGCCGCGTACGCCATTCCGCTGCGCCGCGCGCCCGAGGTGCAGCAGGCCTGCGTGGAAACCTACGGACCGGCGACCGATGAGGCCTCGGTCGTCTCGTTGCGCGAATTGCTCGGTCTGATCGGCGCGCACGAGTGGCGCAAGAAGGGCGTCGAGATTCCCGCGCTCAGCGAGCGGATTCATCCGCATTACGGTGTGTTCTCGCCGGTGCGTGGCGAGTACGTGGATCTCGTCGCACGCACGCCGCTGCCGTCGTTGAACAAGGCGTTCGATATCGGCACCGGCACCGGCGTGTTGGCTGCGTTGCTCGCCAAGCGTGGCGTGAAGAAAATCGTCGCGACCGACCAGGATCCGCGCGCGCTCGACTGCGCGCGAGAGAATCTCACGCGGCTCGGTTATGACCAGCAGGTCGACGTGGTGAAGGCCGATCTGTTTCCGGAGGGGCGCGCTCCGCTGGTGGTCTGCAATCCGCCGTGGGTGCCGGCGCGGCCGGCATCGCCGCTCGAATATGCCGTCTACGATCCGGACAGCCGTATGTTGCTTGGTTTCCTGAACGGCCTGGCTGCGCATCTGTCGCCGGGCGGCGAGGGCTGGCTGATCCTGTCGGATTTTGCCGAGCATCTCGGGCTGCGTTCGCGCGAATGGTTGCTCGACGCGATCGACAAGGCAGGGCTGACGGTGGTGGGACGCGAGGATATTCGTCCGCGGCATCCGAAATCGACCGATGAGACCGACGCGCTTCACACGGCGCGTGTGGCTGAGTTGACTTCGTTGTGGCGGTTGAAGGCGCGTTAAGCTAAGCGCCAGGTGATGTGCTGAAGCGCCGTGCGTTGGTTAGTCTGACGCGCGGCGTTTTCGTTTGAGTGCTACGCAGCCGGCGTTTGCGGGGCGTCCGATGAGTCTGACCCATTCAGCCCAGCGCGCGCCGCAAGATAAGCAAGCGCGCCGCGCCCCGCCACCAGTCCACTGGCAAAGCACGCCGTCAACAGATAACCGCCGGTCGGCGCTTCCCAGTCAAGCATCTCTCCCGCGCAAAACGCGCCGGGCAGCTGCTCGACCATCAGATGCGCGTCGAGCGTTTCGAAAGGAATACCACCCGCCGTACTGATCGCTTCGGCGATCGGCCGCGCGCGGGTGAGCCGCACGGGCAGCGCCTTGATCGCGTGCGCCAACTGGTTCGAATCCGCGAATGTCTCCTTCGACAGAATCTCGTGCAGCAGCGCGAGTTTGACCCCGCCAATCCCGATTCGCCCTTGCAGATGGCTCGACATGGAACGCGAGCTGCGCGGTCGTGTGACTTCCGCGATCACTCGCTCCAAAGGCAAGCCCGGCGCCAGATCCAGCGCGATCGTCACGTCGCCGTCAGCGAGAATCCGCTCGCGAATCGCCGACGACAACGCGTAAATCAGGCTCCCTTCAAGGCCCGTTTCGGTCAGAAGTATTTCACCTTGTCGATTGTGGACAGTTTTGTCTATATCAGTGAGCGAAATGGCGACCGACTTGACCGGTTGTCCCGCGAAACGCTCGCGCAGATAGGCGCTCCAGTCGGCGTCGAAGCCGCAGTTCGCGGCGCGCAGCGGCGCCACCGGCACGTTGCGGGCGCTCATCAGCGGCACCCAGGCAGCGTCCGATCCGAGGCGCGGCCAGCTTGCGCCGCCGAGCGCGAAGACGACCGCATCGCAGGTTACGAGCTGTTCGCCGTCGGGCGTCGAGAACCGCAGCGTCTGTGTGCCGGATTGGCTCGCGGCGTCAGTTGCAACACCGCCTTCGGTATCCCAACCCACCCACTTATGGCGCATGTGGAAACGCACCCCCGTCTCTCTCAGCCGATGCAGCCAGGCGCGCAGCATCGGCGCGGCTTTCATGTCGGTGGGAAAAACGCGTCCTGAACTGCCGACGAACGTCTCGACGCCCAGCGCCTTTAGCCAGGCCCGCAGCGCCTCGGGACCGAGCGCGTCCAGCAGCGGCGCGATCTGCTGACGGCGCGCGCCATAGCGGCCGAGAAACGGCTCGAGCGCCTCGGAATGCGTGATGTTCATGCCGCCTTTGCCCGCCATCAGGAATTTGCGACCGACCGACGGCATCGCGTCGTAGACGTCGACTTGCACGCCATGGCGGGCGAGCGCCTCGGCGGCCATCAAGCCGGCGGGACCGCCGCCGATCACGACGACGCGGGCGGAATCAAGGGAAAAGGGCATGCAGTCCTGCGGATGAGCGGAGAGGCGGCGCGTAGCCCGGCAGCGAAAGACGAGGCCAACCCGGCGGCGCGAAGGCCGCTATTTTCACACCGCGGGCAGTGTTGGGCAAACGCACGGGCGGCGTTGAGATCGCTGGATGAACGTCGGGATCAACGCGCCGCGGCGCCGATCGCTCGTGCCGCGTGCTGGTGAATGGCCAGCCTTCGGGGCGAACCGCCCGGACTTGCGCGTTGCGCAACACAAGATGGCCGCGATCCGCGCAGGCGGTGCATTGCCGCCCGCTCGCTCGGATCGCCGTATTTTTATTCTCTAGCCGGGATACGCCTCGTCCACCTTCAACCCCGCCAGCTTGAAAATGACCCGCAGCGTCTGCGGTTTGATATCGCGGCGCGACGCGAGCGTCGTCATCACGAAGTCGAGCACTTTCGCGTACTTGAGCATGATCAGGCAGGTTTCCATGTCGACGCTGCCGTCGCGCATGACTTCAGCCAGGCGCAGCATTTCCGTGGAGATATCGCGGGCCATCTCCAGTTCGAGCTGCTGTTTTTCGGACCAGGCTGGGGTGGCGATCAGCTTCGCCAGCATTTCCTGAAACTTCTGTTCGACGTTTCCGTTGGGTATCGTATCCATTGCTGCCTCTTCTATTATCCGAGCACGCGTCCAGTCGAGATCACGGCGCGCTGCTGGTTACGTAACGTTCGGCCCGTGTTCCGGGACCGTCCTCCCCACATGCATTCGGTTCGCGTGATCGAAGCCACGTCCGGCAGCTTGTTGTTATCGGCGATACGGCCTTGCCTGCTTGGTCGAGACGCCATGACAGCCGGTTTTTGCGTCACGCTGGAAACGCCCTGTGCGGTGTAAATCGAGCAGGAAACGTTCCAGCTTTTTGCCTTTTCTTGCATGATTTGCGCCACCCTTCGGTGAGTAGGCGGCACTTTGGGTAAACTGGCAGCAACTTTTCCCTTTTTCCGTCATCTGTCGCACGTTCGCCGTGCAATCGATGGCGGTTCCCCGTAAGCGGGCCCCCAAGATGTCCAGCAAAACCCACGAAATCCGTCCGAATCAGTCCATCGAGCTGTTGAAGGAGCTCCACATCCTCACGCGCGACGGCAAGATGAATCAGGACAGCCGCCGCAAGCTCAAGCAGGTCTACCACCTGTTCCAGTTCATCGAGCCGTTGCTTAAGGAGCGCAAGGACGATCAAGGGGCGGTGACGCTGGTCGACCACGGCGCCGGCAAGTCATACCTAGGTTTTATTCTGTACGACCTTTTCTTCAAGGAGTTTCAGGATGCCGCGGGTGGGGCTTCGCACATATACGGCATTGAAACGCGCGAGGATCTGGTCACGAAATCCGAGGAACTGGCCGCCCGGCTAGGCTTCACGGGCATGTCGTTCCTGAATCTGTCGGTGGCGGAGTCGATCACGTCGGATCGCTTGCCCGAGCGGATCGACATCGTGACGGCGCTGCATGCGTGCAACACCGCCACCGACGACGCGATCCGCTTCGCGCTGCAGAAGCAGGCGAAGAACATCGTGGTGGTGCCGTGCTGTCAGGCCGAAGTGGCCGGGGTCTTGAAGCAGAACAAGGGTAAGTCGCTGGGGAACGCGCTAACGGAAATCTGGCGGCATCCGCTGCATACGCGGGAGTTCGGCAGCCAGATCACGAACGTGCTGCGCTGTTTGCAGCTCGAAGCGCATGGCTATCAGGTCAGCGTGACCGAGCTGGTCGGCTGGGAGCATTCGATGAAAAACGAACTCATCGTCGCTCAGTTCAAGGATCTGCCGAGACGCCGTCCGGCCGAGCGGCTCAATGAGGTGATGGAAACGCTGGGGATCGAGGAACTGAAAGAGCGGTTTTTCGTTTCCGCCTGATTCCGCCGCGGTTTGCTGGTGAACCGCTGCGTCGATTAACGCTTCAGGAGCGCGTTCCAGCCGGCCAGGCCGATTCGTCGGAGCGTTTCCTGGTTGCGTTCGTAGATCGCTTCCGCGTCGGGAAAAGCCTGAACCGCCCGCTCGATGCTGTCTTCGCGCAGTAGGTGAAAGATCGGATACGGCGCCCGGTTCGTATAGTTCTCGATCTCGTCGGGCTCGCTGCCTTCGAACTGATAAAACGGATGAAAGCTGGCGATCTGGATCACACCTTCTAGGCGGAGTTGCTTGATCATCCGTTCGGCGAAAAACAGGCAGTCGTTGTAGTCGAGAAAGTCGCCGAGCGCGCTGGGAACGATCAGTAGCGTGGTATCCACGGCGTTCGGATCGGCGTCGACCAGGCTTTGAAGCTCGGTTTCCAGATCGGCTAAAACCGCTTCCATGTCCGTAGCGTCGCTAACGGCGTAGCGAATCTGGCCTTTCACATGCACCGCCTTTGCAAACGGACAGAGATTCAGCCCGATCACCGCCTCGGTCAACCAATGGCGGGTTGCGGCGATGATGGCGTCGTGGGATTCGGCGGGCAACGGCATGGCAAATAAAAGCGACACGAAAGCGCCATTCTAACGGGACCGATCGGCACGGATGCCGATCCACCTCAACCCGCGGACGCCGCGCCGCAAGCCGCCGCAATCAACTGCGCCGCCGCCTTCGGGGCGGCCAGAATCGGCCCGCATCCCGGCCCATAAGTCTGGCTGGCCGCGTACACGCCTTCGATCATCAGCCCGAGCACATTGGCCAGCGCCACCGGATCATCCGCGCCGGCTTCGGTCGCGAGGCCGGTGAGCCGCGCCATCAGCCGCGCCTTGTTGTCATACACGAACTGCCGCGCCGGGTGCGCGACGTCCGGAAACTCCACCGACACGTTGACGAACGGACAGCCGCGATAGTCGTCGACGGATGCGCGCACCGCGAGGTCGTCGAAATATTGCTGCAACTGTCTGGCCGGCTCGCCAGGATGTTTGGCGAAACTTCTCTCCACGTAGCCGAAGAACTGCTCGTCCTTGCGCTCCAGATAAGCCATCACCAGATCGTCCTTCGACGAAAACTGGCGATACAAACTCATCTTGTTGACGCCCGCCCGCTCGACCACCGCGTCCACGCCGACCGTGCGCACGCCTTCGCGATAGAACAGTTCGTCCGCGGCGCGCAGCAGATGCTGCTGCGCCTGCGGCCCCGCCGTCTGCGCACTGCGTGCGCGCCGTGTGCCGGCCGCTTTGGGTGTTTCGCTATCGGACATGGATGAACACCTCGATGTATTGACGTCTTGACATGTTACCGAGCAGTAACTAGTATCGCAACACTCATTGTGACAGATCAGTCACAAGTCCTTTACCGAAGTCGTAACAATGCGAGCGATGCGGCCCGTCGGGCCGGCATCGATGGGAGAACCGATGAATTGGGCAGCGAGACTGATTGGCGGGCGTTTCCACTACGGTTGGTTGACGGTCGCGGTGGTGTTCCTGGTGTTGCTGGCGGCGGCCGGCACGCGCGCCACGCCGAGCGTGATGATGCTGCCGCTCGAGCATCAATTCGGCTGGAGCCGCGCGACGATCTCGCTCGCGATCTCGGTGAATATTGCGTTGTACGGGCTGATGGGCCCGTTCGCGGCGGCCGCGATGCAGCGTTTCGGCGTGCGTCCCACGCTGCTGGTCGCGCTCGGCACGATGGCGGCGGGCGTGGCGCTGTCGTCGCTGATGACGCATCCGTGGCAGATGGTGTTGATCTGGGGCGTGATGGTCGGCGGCTCGACGGGCGTCGCGGCGTTGTCGTTGTCGGCGACGGTGGTGACGCGCTGGTTCACCACCCGCCGCGGCCTGGTGATGGGCATTCTCACGGCCAGTTCGGCCACCGGCCAACTGGTGTTCCTGCCGATGCTTGCGGCCATCGCCGAGCATCACGGCTGGCGTAACGTCGTGTGGGTCGTGGCGATCGCGGCGGCGATCGTGATTCCACTGGTCGCGTTTCTGCTGCCCGAACGTCCGGCCGACATGAAGCTTCGCCCGTACGGCGAAGCGCACGACGCGCCGGTCGACGTCGTCGGCAGCAAGCAGAATCCGCTCGCCATCGCGTTCGGCACGCTCGCCATGGCGAGCAAGCGGCGCGATTTCTGGCTGCTGTTTTTCAGCT contains:
- a CDS encoding class I SAM-dependent methyltransferase; its protein translation is MTSPAFITWPEADGPRTARWRSEAAVPPPKRVVVADDRTTADSAYRLACEGTALLWNGDFQNARQLLQAVTRRLERKPRKQGETPIDVFNLHRQAQSQRARTLGMILIPLDAAYAIPLRRAPEVQQACVETYGPATDEASVVSLRELLGLIGAHEWRKKGVEIPALSERIHPHYGVFSPVRGEYVDLVARTPLPSLNKAFDIGTGTGVLAALLAKRGVKKIVATDQDPRALDCARENLTRLGYDQQVDVVKADLFPEGRAPLVVCNPPWVPARPASPLEYAVYDPDSRMLLGFLNGLAAHLSPGGEGWLILSDFAEHLGLRSREWLLDAIDKAGLTVVGREDIRPRHPKSTDETDALHTARVAELTSLWRLKAR
- a CDS encoding TIGR03862 family flavoprotein, translating into MPFSLDSARVVVIGGGPAGLMAAEALARHGVQVDVYDAMPSVGRKFLMAGKGGMNITHSEALEPFLGRYGARRQQIAPLLDALGPEALRAWLKALGVETFVGSSGRVFPTDMKAAPMLRAWLHRLRETGVRFHMRHKWVGWDTEGGVATDAASQSGTQTLRFSTPDGEQLVTCDAVVFALGGASWPRLGSDAAWVPLMSARNVPVAPLRAANCGFDADWSAYLRERFAGQPVKSVAISLTDIDKTVHNRQGEILLTETGLEGSLIYALSSAIRERILADGDVTIALDLAPGLPLERVIAEVTRPRSSRSMSSHLQGRIGIGGVKLALLHEILSKETFADSNQLAHAIKALPVRLTRARPIAEAISTAGGIPFETLDAHLMVEQLPGAFCAGEMLDWEAPTGGYLLTACFASGLVAGRGALAYLAARAGLNGSDSSDAPQTPAA
- a CDS encoding SAM-dependent methyltransferase; this encodes MSSKTHEIRPNQSIELLKELHILTRDGKMNQDSRRKLKQVYHLFQFIEPLLKERKDDQGAVTLVDHGAGKSYLGFILYDLFFKEFQDAAGGASHIYGIETREDLVTKSEELAARLGFTGMSFLNLSVAESITSDRLPERIDIVTALHACNTATDDAIRFALQKQAKNIVVVPCCQAEVAGVLKQNKGKSLGNALTEIWRHPLHTREFGSQITNVLRCLQLEAHGYQVSVTELVGWEHSMKNELIVAQFKDLPRRRPAERLNEVMETLGIEELKERFFVSA
- a CDS encoding DUF1415 domain-containing protein, with the translated sequence MPLPAESHDAIIAATRHWLTEAVIGLNLCPFAKAVHVKGQIRYAVSDATDMEAVLADLETELQSLVDADPNAVDTTLLIVPSALGDFLDYNDCLFFAERMIKQLRLEGVIQIASFHPFYQFEGSEPDEIENYTNRAPYPIFHLLREDSIERAVQAFPDAEAIYERNQETLRRIGLAGWNALLKR
- a CDS encoding TetR/AcrR family transcriptional regulator, whose amino-acid sequence is MSDSETPKAAGTRRARSAQTAGPQAQQHLLRAADELFYREGVRTVGVDAVVERAGVNKMSLYRQFSSKDDLVMAYLERKDEQFFGYVERSFAKHPGEPARQLQQYFDDLAVRASVDDYRGCPFVNVSVEFPDVAHPARQFVYDNKARLMARLTGLATEAGADDPVALANVLGLMIEGVYAASQTYGPGCGPILAAPKAAAQLIAAACGAASAG
- a CDS encoding MFS transporter → MNWAARLIGGRFHYGWLTVAVVFLVLLAAAGTRATPSVMMLPLEHQFGWSRATISLAISVNIALYGLMGPFAAAAMQRFGVRPTLLVALGTMAAGVALSSLMTHPWQMVLIWGVMVGGSTGVAALSLSATVVTRWFTTRRGLVMGILTASSATGQLVFLPMLAAIAEHHGWRNVVWVVAIAAAIVIPLVAFLLPERPADMKLRPYGEAHDAPVDVVGSKQNPLAIAFGTLAMASKRRDFWLLFFSFFICGASTNGYVGTHLIAMCGDYGMTEVQGASLLAAMGIFDLFGTTLSGWLSDRFNSRVLLFWYYGLRGLSLIYLPHAFGIDFFGLPLFALFYGLDWIATVPPTVRLATDVFGKESAPVVFGWIVAGHQLGAAFAALGAGMLRASLGTYTVASMISGGLCLVAALIVLRINRPAKVPEPQVA